The sequence ccattacaaataatgtaaatggtccaTTTAAAGACGCTAGAAagctaccttttttcaacataatgttatttcataatgtcatttatatatcaaattgtatagtaatgaaacatatcaaagaaatgtaaaagaaagaagcaaacacgagaaagaaaaaaaaacattgacgtAATCACggtagcctaaggtacgaggtACCGTCGTCTTAAACTGTGACCACAGCAAACTACTGACTGTAGCAGGAAGATGCACATGATAAGACTTAATAAGCACTTTGGTCTGGTACAATCAGATAACATCTAATTATTGGACCAATGAGAATCATGCATCCTCGGTGGGAAAATTCTTTATTGTGCTCATGAGAAGAAACCTGTGCTACTGGACACGTATGGTCTGGACCTCTTCTACCAGTGATTTGGTACCATATTGCTGAATGACTAACTAGTAGACATGTGCATAGAATTATTAAAGTACCAAATATTGAGTTATGGCTATGTTTTGTGAAGTCACATAAGCTTTGATAACCAAAttcaaaagaaattattcaGTCCAAGCAGACATTTGTGACATATTTGATGAAATTCTGTCAAGGTGTTTGACACATGGGGTTCACCAGAAtaggatggatggaaaacacaaaaccaacagAGACGCATGAAAAGATTCAGGAAGTTGTGTTAATGTCTCATCTACCACTGTAAAGAAACCATGTCCAACTAGGCCAACAGCAGACCAAATAACATCTTTATCatcaaatgttcattcattcaaaaataaCCACAAAAGTTTGCCCTCAAACATCTGACAAACAGCTTCTGTGTGTTCACGCTACGACACACAGCACCCAATCATCATGATAATCCCTGCTTCACATGAGTTCATTAACAAGCAAGTTAGTTAATGTGAACTGATACATCTATGAAGTTAACCTGGTGAAGTAGTAATTATCATGAAAGATGGTCTGAAAGTTTTTTATTCAATAAGTCAGAGGAGCCTCTATCACCCTCGTGTCTAATCAGGTAAGATAAGCAAAAACAGAAACCCCACGCTTATTTGTGCTTCAACATGCACGGCTTCACCACATCCCGTATTtgtagtaggtagtcacgtgatactgtacatccatgtgattggctgacggcatccgtgtgtgtgcactgtgttctgagactcacagaacgcagtgCATTTCCGTTTATTAAGGAAACACTTTTCTACGATACACAAGTGTTTTTAACAGTCTACAGGAGTGTggcaaaaagtaatacagatagaatgtggtataatatcagtatggggagggttcataaacatttacattaccataaataataaatagttccGCTATATtgctgaatttcatttttcatgggtggtcctggaacgcattaactgcgagtaacgagggattactgtacaccaACCAACCTCCACTTAAGATTACAGTGTCACTActccatgtacagtatttgttatGAATGTCATGTATGTTCTGTATGTGCTGTACATGTCTGTCCTCATTCTTCTTTGCTGTGACTCACCTTCTCCTCTCTGCGTCTTGTGGATCTGTCCCCGGCAGGCtgatggtgatggaggagggCGCCCCCACGTCGTATCTCTTAACCATCTTCCTGCAAACCTTTACCTTCACCAGAGCGGAGTGGACCAGTCCTGCTATCAGTCCCACGGCAGGCTGCAGCGCCTCAGGGAAGAAACTAGCAAAGGCAAAGTGGTCCGACATGTCGCCACGACCCCGGCTGTGTCTCTGGTAGAAGCGCAGGTAGACCCAGCCAGACAGGGCTCCATAGCTGTACGCAGCGAGGGGGGCCGAGCTGTTGAGCAGCCCAGACAAACGGAGTAaggccaggaggaggagcaccaACGCCGGTGCTGCTTTGAATCTCACCTAAGATGGCAACAAAAAACAGGTTTTAGTGTTCATGAATGCAAACTATCGAACAAAGGGCCATCAGCTTTCCTTTTAGAGTCCACTGTGGATACCAGCACCAACAACTGACTCGGGTTGATGAGAATTAGGAACTGTAACTGAACAAATGCAGGTAAGATGCCAAGGAAATAGGCCGACCCAGTTTTAAATCTTGACAAaaacaactagaaccaaggcagtcagagacatcCTGCagcatcccacgacacccctggaTAAAAAATctaacctactttcataggtcagggaaAATCAAAGCAAAGGTatatcaaagcagtagctttgatctatggtcttgctcacattggccttctccgtcgtctttctatcttacctggttcctgagcgtacaaaagctgaaatttgaccttgatgtaGTTCTCTcaagttcaaggtcatcatctcattttcatcccctttgccgcctgagtaatgtgctttttgtttcatccgtctatctacaacggttgcgaagatatttggtggactaacagacgctgacaattacaatacatcacagctttgaagcgggatgtaatactAATACAGGTACATCCCCcttcgtgggatgtaaaaaGCCTCATGACAGAGGCAAGTTTAATTGTAAGATCCTTATCCGGGATGTGTAGATAGTGTGTGCTTTCACTTAAAACTAAACCACTAACTACACATTCCATATAAACTGCCCTACAGATGAAAATTTGATTTTCTTGTTACGTTATTTTAAGATTTACAGATTATATAATTATTCAAACTAAAATAGAGCCAAGTAGAGTAAAGACCCGAAAACCCCAGCATATCGGTTGAACCAATTTTAATCCAGATGGATCATCATTATCTTCAGCTCTAATCTGATTGCACGATATGTCTGTGCTGATACCACAAAGAATACAAGTTGACAAAGTGATACCTGatgtaacaaaaataaagaaaaggaaatagaTGGAAATTGTCTGTTCAATAAACAAGAGAAAGGACAAACAGATATCTCCAAAAATcgtattattatttaaaactttaaattttgaAAAGTACATTACTGGATAATGAAACAATAATgaaatttctgttttatttctgcatAAAAAGTTAAAGTGATTCCAATCTGTTGCCTTTCTCAGTGCTGTCGTTTCTTGTCTTAGGCCTTTAGTAAAATGTTGGTGCATTTCTCAAGGTGTTTGTAGCTGGAGGGTTTtatatacaaaaaaacacaccctTACAGACTAAATCatactgtggtgagaccagcgatgttgtttggtctagagacagtgtcactgaggaaaagacaggagacagagctggaggtagcagagatgaagatgctgaggttctctctgggagtgaccaggaaggataggatcaggaatgagtacatcagagggacagcacatcttagaggttttggagataaagtcagagaggccagactgagatggtttggacatgtccagaggagagatagtgaatatattggtagaaggatgctgggttttgaactgccaggcatgaggcctagaggaagacctaagaagtttatggatgtagtgaaagaggacatgaagatagttggagtgagagaagaggatgcagaagaaagggttagatggaggcaactgatttgctgtggcgacccctgaagggaaaagaagaagactgccAGGAGTAGCTAAGTGTCaaagtaaacaaacattttactcTCTGCCTTGGTTTTAAAAAGGTGCTACTTAATCACTATCCTTCCTCTTAGAACTGAAGGCAATTGTTCCAAGATTTGTCAAGCACTTTCACAAAAGTTTCATGATACACTGGTGGCTTAAAATATGACAAAGAAGAATGTGGAATATGAAcaggtcctttttttttcaagtcaaGTTCATAATACAGCACATAAACTAGAATTAATGGGTGTTCTGTTGAGGAAAAGTTCTTTGCAAAGATAACAGAAGTACTTTCAGATTCATGACAGTGCAACTGGATGGCAAAATATAAATTATCACACAATGCTGATGTCAAATCATAATCTAGCTTCATTCATGCTTtcgtagacttttttttttagcaatttcATAATTACCTGTAGAAATCATTTGGGAGGAAAATAGTTTCAACAGTCTTTCTTGCAATATAGTGGGAACTTTAAGTATATTCGAGTTTAGTCACTTAATGACTTAGCTTCATGATTATTATATACCTGATGTGTCAAATTTACTGCTTTCTTAACTGTTAAAATAGTAATCAacaaggaaaaaggaaaaaaacaattaaaaggcAAATATTCTTCTCAACAATGCTATAAATTTGCTGCTTCTATAGCTGACACATGGCATCTTGATCAGAGAAAATGCATTCAAATATTGGGAACTCTTGTCCCTACTGTATGTATACCTCCTGCTAAATCATTTCACGGTAAAATTACAGTAAAGCACATCTAATTATGTTATATGCTGGCCATAACATAAGAAAGGCTAATTCTTCAACAGAAGAACGCACAACATGTCATTAGACAACAGAACAGAAACTACTTTCCATTTTTTGTTAGCCTCACCTGTGGTACTCTGAGCACTGTGGTATCCCCCATGGTCTGTTTCAGTGCCACCAGGACACCTCCGAGGAACCCGGCCACTCCGTGGATGTGGACATCAAACAAGTAGTCCAAGTCAAACGTAGCAACGTAGGTCAGGAGGTAGGAGAAGCCAGCCAGGAGGCCTGCCGAGATGTTGACCACTGCAAAGAAGATCAGGAGCTCCAGGGCGCCCCAGAGAGGCTCCAACAGGCGCCCACACGCAATAACTGTCCCAACATTGGCTGCCACACCCCAGGCATGCTGCTCCACCACCCCATGGGTCACCAGCGTCCACACCCAGAAGTTTGGTGGAAAGAGGTATCCTGGAGTCACTCCCAGCACATATGGAGCATTGACCTCCCACGACAACAGATAAAGCAGAACCACCACAGCACTGATACTTTTCACCACCACACTAGTGCTGGCCAGGGCAGCCAGGAAGTGCTGTCGAGCTACAGGCAGGTAACGATTCATGGTAGTCTGTGTCTTAGGGTAGATCCTGCTTGAGCAAATGGGCTCAAGGGGGAGAAAAATCAGGGCTGATATCCAAGGTACAAACGATTTAAAAAATGGTGTACAATTAAAAAAGTTCAGCAGAACAGGTTACACCTGTATGACCTACCAACAACAAATTCCACGCTTCTCTGTGAGCCTTCATTTGGAACTGTCTTTCGATTGATTAAAGGAACTCAGAAACATATTACAAAGTGTTCTTTCTGTTAGAACACGGGAACAAGCTATGGGCTACAACAGATAAGCATGAAAACGTGATAACCTCAGCTGAAAGGTTTTTTTATATAGCTGCCGACCTTCAGATGGCGTCGACAGAAGAATAAAAGGCTTAGAAATCGTAACCAACCAGAAATAAGTTACCCAATATGATTGAGACAAAAATAAGAGCCAACTTCTTTAGTTTATAgcttaaaacacagaagagctaatgttagctagcCGTGAAGTTGAAGGCGTATCGGAGTGTGCTGCTGTAGATCCGCCACGAACGAGCAGAagttctgctgttgttttttaggATAAGAAAACTAGCTTCCAAAAACCCGATCGTTCCCACGGAGCTTCCGTCTGCGTCTCTGCGCTCACTCGGCCCGGCGTCTACCGGGCGAGCCCGAGGACTTCCAGTAGCTAGCTAGCGCCAGGCCTTCACAGCAATGTTGTTAGACGCTTCGCAACCGGCGTCAGTCCAAGATAGTTTACGTTAACTTCACTCGTTTAGCTCGTTGTTGTTCCGTCTTTTGAGAGCAGGTCGCCGACGAAAATCATATTAGTAGCGTTACACTGATAGGCACTCCTCTCCCAGGtagcatcatccactgacctgcGTTGTTTGCCACCGTCATCAGCGATCgcggaaaaaaaaagtcaagtcaTGCAACTTTCTCACACcagagcatgctgggaaaccGAGTTCTCTCCGCTTATTGACTTATCCTGAAGGAACAAGTGTACAGTAGAAGCCAATGAGATACGCCGGGAGAAGTTGATCCAGACATGTTTTAGTTCATATCTACGGCTTTATGTTCCACTCAGTCCTTCTGTCAGATTGCCACACTGTATcacgatcacacacacacacacacacacacacacacacacacacacacacacacacacacacacacacacacacacacacacacacacacacacacacacacacacacacacacacacacacacacaaatggccTGTAAGCATGTCAGATGAGATGGTGGAGTGAAGGGCAGTCACAAAGCGCCCTACAAGCATCTTGTGGATTTGGTACCgagctcaagggcacctcagcagtgctcaggggGTAAGCTGGAGGTGAATTGGCACCACCTTTCAAGAGAATACTGATTCTCAATAAACACCCTCAGACAAGAATAATCTTGAACACCATTGATGGGTTTTATGTATCTTACAGGCACAAAACTGACCTTTCTTCATCCAAAAAGTAGTGAAACCAGGTGATGTTGgcttcaaatactgtatatgtttataAATAATATGGACTGAAAATCTACACTGATGGCagtgtggttgttgttgtcaaAGAATGGATGTGGTTTGACTTTATGTTTAGAATTGATCATTTTtatccctcctctttctccatgtCCTGGATGAGAACGGATAATCTGAAGAAGGATGAGGAGTCACCCAAACAATCATTACATATATCTGAGAGGTTGTGATTTTAAGTCAAATTATTATTCATGACAATAAACTGTTAAAAGTACAATCACTGTTAATATAGAAGTCACAATTCTTCTAACATCACAATAGCTATCATAATAATAGATGTCTTACAGTATGAATGgcaacacacactaacagagtCGGCGTTCCTTCTTTGAAGCTGATGCTACTGATGGAAACTGAAGGCTTTATGAATTCATTTGATCACAACAGGAACAAAGTTGTGTTACTCTCAGTGACGAAATGACCAAACAGAAGCAGGAAATCTGAACTTGCAGTGTCACATCTTTCATTGTAGAGACATCACACCATTCATAAATTATTGTTATTGAACtgacaaatgaataaaacagcagCAATTTGAGAAGCCATCTATCTTTCATTTCCAGCCCACTAATGTAAGTAATTATTTCTGAATTAAGTCATGACAATGAGGCTTTAGGCTCATACTCTCGTCAGTTAAAGCTCAGTGATTCACAACAAGACATACACAACTCGTTGCTTTCATGTAAAATAGCTTCCAATAAAGAGGAAGAAGTGCAGGGGACAAATTTGAATCAAGTCATCATTCACTCAATTTTTACTTGTGCAGCTGCGTCATTTGGTTCGAAATAATCCAACATGATTTCAGCTCCATTGACAGACTTCATCTCCATGGCAGGAAGCAGAATAGCATGAATGAATCTTTCATAGCAATTAAAAAGGAAACCATCTTCAAATGATGGCTTTTAATTATTGATCATGTCCTAAGTTTAATctgtatttcacattatttttcatgtgttcCAATATgtgttctaatttttttttccttcatgtttcaTCATGTAGACAAAAACCACACCAACACAACACCCATGCCTTCATTTTATTCTACACAACACCTCACAACACATTTACTAAAAAAGGAACAAGCACATAAAAAGAAGCATCAGTTTACATGAACAGAAGgatcaacacacaaaaaaatgacatgatttCACACAGTATTTAATGACTGGAGAACTGGGTCGGCCAGGACGCATAGACTGAGATAACACCAGCAGCAGATCGCTGGTTTACTTCTGACTAAACCAGCTGTAGCTGGACATTGGAAGCATTGTGTAGTGTTGGCACTTAATGTGGAAAGTAATAATTATATCAGACGCAAACTCAGGTTTACAAAAAACGCAACGGGCTCTGCAATTCATCAATCAAGCAAGCGGTACGGGTCACATCAGTTGTGTCTCTGCAATGCAAACTCTCTTTGTGTGTCATAATCCATCATATTTCATAGCAATTGATTTTTATGCTGGTggctgtaataaaataaatctgtcaCAACAAACCTACCAAGTGAGGACTCAtggattttaatatttacagaatgATCAGATGAACGACAGCATCCAAATATAAACCAAACCTAAATCTTTCTCTCTTGAGGCTACATAATTGATCCACCTTTCAGTAGATCGGTCAAATACCAATAACACTGAACATATCAAAGTCTATATGAACCCATAAATGATTAACAGCAGGACTACTTAACTGTTTCCCTCTGGTCCCTTTCCAGCCATACATTTGTCATctaaaaaatacttttctttattcCATACTTGGATTATCAGATGTTATCTAGATAAAATTtttccacctctgctcttcaaCCATCAAATACCCTTCCTGACATCAAATAATGAATGGACCTGCtggtcatttattttcatttgttgggTATTTGTCcaaagaagaaagacaaaccAACCCAGTACTTTGAGTTCATCACAAACTGTAGGTTAAATCATGCATACACTATGGTCAGGTGAACTTTCTGTCTACAATGGAGCTCAGACTTTGCTTTTTAGGAACCTGAGGTCATAAGTAGACTTACACCCACACCATGAACAGACACGCAATATTTCAAGACAAACTTCATGCATCATAGATTCTAGTGTTAAAAAATcctttattttgtaattgtttaatctcaaaatgtgtttggcttcctttgtgtgtgtgtgtgtgtgtgtgtgtgtgtgtgtgtgtgtgtgtgagacggagTGATGAAAGGATAGTAGGCACTACATCTAATATCACTAACACCttaaagaaattaagaaataaattattcagaacatttgtttttatttacaaacttcaaaaaacaaaaagcaaaaggaTCTAAAAGTAATCCACTTTCATACACATTATCCATCGATGAACTACACAACAGGCGAGAGCAAATCCTCAAAGACAGCAGCTTTAATCTTCTCGGCTGAAACGGAATTCAGAAAGTTGGCTCTCCTTGTCTGActgatgtataaataaatatgaaaattcaaGTACAAAGCTTTGAAAGAATAAGAAGAGCAGTCAGTCAGTGCAGcaaacaagcaagcaaacaGTTCGACACTGAGGAAACTCGCCACCATACTGAAGCTAGAGAAACATTTCTGATATGGAAATGAGCAatcaaggaaaggaaagaagactactttacatatttttctttttcgcTGATGTGTAGTAGGACCGCCTCAGTTTGACCCTTTACTGGTGAATCAGCTTCATTACAGACGCTAAGAGCTCATATTGGATTGTAtccgaacaggaagtggaagggaCTCATAGAtaagaaatacatttaacagATTATCATTTTATCCCTGATATCCTTTTTTGGGTTTCTCAAGAAAGGGATGTCATATAAAGGATCCTTCTTTAAGATGTTATCCAGGATATGAATGTGCCCAATAAGATCACACGCATTGGGTCAGACTGGCAGATCATCGCATacaaagagaaaatattttcatctgtgGTAACAAGATTTATCATCTCatacaaacatgaaaaagaagctcaacaaaagaaaaaaaaatgtacaaaaataaaaaatgaataaatacgaCCCATCATAAATAAATTTGGTAAATTCAGACATCgtaaaaagagaacaaaaaatgaaacataagTAAACTAACAATTTCATTATGAAGAACAAATACAAGTAAGAGAAAGAACAGGAAATGCTTAATTTTTACTGAAAGATGTTTCATCCTCCCCGAACTACCAGTGGTTTTTAAACCTCTTGTTTGTGTGATCACAGGGGTCATTTGGATAAGCAGAACAATGTTCGCTCTAAAGGGAACTTTGCCACATGATGAAGCTTTTAACAAGCCTCCAGACAAATACAGACGTGTGTCTCTTTTACAGTATAGAGATGGATCTGTGCTTCTAGATGGCGGAGGCAagagcatgatgctgctgcAGAGTTCAGGTTTTCTCCATAATATTTTTTGGTCTCATAAGACCCAGTCCTGTTTCTGATGCTCatgcacttctttttttttttttttttttttggcaaagcCACACAATCTCTTCTGAAGGGAAAGAAAATAGTTTCACAATGTTAAAAGATGAGAAACGTTGCAGAGCAAAGGTGGAATCTCTGTCGTCGACGTCAGAACGAGTTTCTGAACAGAGGAAagcaaaattgttttattttatctttctttaaaaacaatTCCTTTTGTAACCCCTATAAACGCAACATAGACACGGACACAGTAACGACATAAGCGTAATCAAAACTCAGGGTTGTAAGCTTAACTCCTCTGGGGATGTACgcgtatatatatatgtatatatatatgaatatatataggCTTGAGTGAAtgttttgcatcattttttGCTAGGCTACAGTAAGACTGTGGATGGGTTTCAGAGAGCTGCAGCAATGGCCGTCTCTCTTTACCGCTCCTCTCTCACAGTTAACATTCAGAAAGATGGAGGAAAAAAGGCATTTTGTACTGGTTGTTTCTCCGCTACAAGGAGGACACCTCACAGTCGCTTCTTCTTTTTCacctggcttttttttttaggcaataactttccttaaaaaaagtaaaagattaCATACATAGAAAATACACAGACGATAAAGAAAAATCAGATCTTTCCACATCTGGTGCCTAAACCCAAGGAGTCTTCAAAACAAGGCCTGGTTTAAAGGCATTTGATTAAGCATACATTCTTCAATAGTTTAAGGTTTCAGTAATTGTGTTTGACTTCTACCTCAATAATTCACAATgattacatgttgttgttttttcctcacaAGAACAAAAACGTACAATACCTCCTGCCGTGGCAATGAATTCTTAATCTGAATTAAAATGCTTGCTTTAAAGTcccaattgattttttttaaaccctttctttcattttaagaaCTATTCAGTAGCAACACTCTACAAGTGACAAAACCATTTCAGTTACTGATATTTAACAAACATGACAACCAAGTAACTTAATTTGCAAAACTCTTTTAAAGCAACTTCACCTGTCATCTTTTTAATGAGccgaaaaaaagcaaaagagtTTTGACATTTAGCAATGCTGCAGAATTATAATCTCAAAAGTCAACCGTACAACGAGTGGTCATTTGTGGTCTCTGCAAGTCCACGCTCAGCAGTACCAAGTCCAGTGATAAGTGTTTCAACACCAGTATTGGAAAAGTGGAAGCCAAAAGTCCAATAGCTTTCATTTCCGTCTTACATCTGGAGCATTTCTCTTCCTCTGGTTTCACATCTGACAGTTAGCGATAAGATGTGTCGCTCTGTGTCAGGTTTGTGTTTAGTCCCCTCTCAGGCAATTTCTTAAAGGCAGTGGAGACAAACAGATGAAACACCAGAGCAGGGCGCTGTCGTCATCTTTTTATcagatttcttttcttcccttttcccTTTCGGCCTTGGGGCCTTTGAAGCCTGCGACCTGGCAAAGACTACATCATCCTACCTCGATGATTAAATTCAATCAAACTCGCTCAAACGACATCATCATTCATGTGTCATTGTCCCCTCATCTCAATCACATCCCTGTCGTCATCAGAGCTGCTAGTGCTGTCGATATTCCCGCCGTTCACCAGCAGGGGGCCCCGATGCCCCTCAGACCGCTctgagggggagaaggaggaaggtgaggatgaggaggagctgGTGGCAGGGGTGGGTGGGTACTGCGAGAGGAAGCTGGCTCCTCCAGGACCAGGAGTGGCAGCTGGACCCGGCAGCCCCCCCGGCAACATGGATCCTGTGTAAAGGCTGGCCAGAGACTGACCGTAAGACAGAGGGTATCCTGGGGGGAGCAGTCCAGCCATGCCCGCCATGCTGGTGCTCAGCATGAATGGAGGCAAAGCTCCTGGAACTGAACTGGAAGCCTTGACTGGGGGAGAAGCGGACGACGACAACGTGGAAGAGGACAcggctgtggaggaggaggaggaggtggtggcgACGGCGCTCACGCCGCCAAACCCAAACAGATCTGGATACATGTAGCTGGAATCCCCCAGCTGGGTGTGAGGGGAGTGGAAGTATGGTGAGCCAGCTCCCATGAAGAGGGGGTGCCCGAGTGACCCCCCCATCATAGCAGGGTTGAGGCCCAGCGGAGGGAGGCCGTACCCACCGGTGAAGGGGAAGCCTTGTGAGGCCATCGGGGCTGAGGAGTGTTTGCCTGCGGAGGGCTGCTTGCTGGGTCGCTCTTCCTGCGACGGGGTGGAGGCTTTGCGCTTAGATCCCATTCTGAGGTCTTGGGCGGTGGTGGCGTCCATGTTGGGATGGATTACATTAGTCACAGAGGCATCGTGGTGGCTTCCATTTCCGCTAGATAAGCTTCGCCCACTGCTGCCGTTGGTCTGAGGCGGTTTGCTGTTGGTGTTGCTCTCCTCTGCCCCCTCCAGTTCGTCTGTGGAGCCTCCAGTGGCGCTGGAGACGGGACCACTGGTGTAACGCTGCAGCTCGCTGATGATCTCTGGGCTGTCGGGTGAGAGAGGACGAGGCACAGTCTTAGAGGGGACCTGCTGCTTCCTGCTGGGTGACTGGCAAGTGGTTCTTCCATTGGTTGACACTTCCTCCAGTGAGCTGTGAGAGTCTGAGACACAGaatgaagaagagaagaagagtttAGCTTTAGGGTAAAATTAAAGCCTTTAGAAGCCTTTTTGCTTTGGCTAAAATTCATGAAATCATCATTGCTCCTTTAGCCGAGTTCTAGCAGTAAATAATATCACCTTTGACTGCCACTGCGGTGCTCTCCTCCGTCTTTGCCTTATTGGCTGCTCTGATGGCGAAGATCCGACCATCAGACGTCCTGATGTAGGTTCCTAAAAGAGACAGAAATTATTAGAACAGAACGCTACTGTGTGTTCAAAAGCACACAGAGATATTCAGCTCAAGATGTTTGTTAGACAGAACAACGGGCAGAACTCATGAAGAGCAGAAGCATCATGGGTACCTTTGATGCCCCGGATGACATGGATGCTCTCTCCTGCAGTGATCCTGGCATGGACATCCGTTGAGCTGTTGGTACCCGGAATCACAATGTCtgaaaagaagcagaaagaGTTCCTGAACGTTTATAAAAACATTCCTGATTCATCAGTTAATATAACGAGTTGATGATTCAAGGGAAAGACAGGTTGCCtgcatgaagaaagagaagaaagtgaACAGACGTGTGCAGTTTGCAGACCTGTAGTGGTGACAATCTTCTGCACGAACACGCCGGCTTTCTGCAGGCAGTTGACGGGGAAACCCCCCAGGCTGGATATGGAGGCGTCTTTGCTTGCAGCTGGTCCTGTAGATGTCTGTCGGGGCATCATTGGAACTGAGGTCGACTGAACTGGCTGGACGCTTGATATAGATCTTTCCTCGGCGCGGGGAGGTGGACGCCTGAGCAGagagtttttaaatatttcagttgtTGCATCGAccagtaaaaaacaacaacaaccttaaaataaagtttgCCCTAAAGTGAAAGTTTAATCTCTAAACATTTTGTCTGTTATCTTTTATGTCACATTAAAACTGAATAAACAAGCATAGagaatttttttcccattagcTTGTTAAGTTTATGCTGGGGGCCATTTGTGATTGATCCACTGACCAGTTCCTCTGACTGAACGCGGGGATGTTGGTGAGGCTCTGGTCGCTGGCGGGGTAATAGTGAGCATAGGAGGGCCGGGTGTACGGCACCGAggccctcttctcctcctcgtAGCCCTTCTTTGCTGCTTTCTTCTCAGCAGTGCTCAGCTTCAGCTCCCTGCGGTCTATCAGCAGAGACTCG is a genomic window of Antennarius striatus isolate MH-2024 chromosome 2, ASM4005453v1, whole genome shotgun sequence containing:
- the tmem115 gene encoding transmembrane protein 115, whose protein sequence is MNRYLPVARQHFLAALASTSVVVKSISAVVVLLYLLSWEVNAPYVLGVTPGYLFPPNFWVWTLVTHGVVEQHAWGVAANVGTVIACGRLLEPLWGALELLIFFAVVNISAGLLAGFSYLLTYVATFDLDYLFDVHIHGVAGFLGGVLVALKQTMGDTTVLRVPQVRFKAAPALVLLLLALLRLSGLLNSSAPLAAYSYGALSGWVYLRFYQRHSRGRGDMSDHFAFASFFPEALQPAVGLIAGLVHSALVKVKVCRKMVKRYDVGAPSSITISLPGTDPQDAERRRQLALKALNERLKRVEDQSAWPSMDDEEDDDDDEVRTDTQPLLPGGRDPSFSSRPAGGTAGASITLSQGGSVPPLGGAQHPETSIISFEDAPSKS